The following proteins come from a genomic window of Bos mutus isolate GX-2022 chromosome 21, NWIPB_WYAK_1.1, whole genome shotgun sequence:
- the LOC102278806 gene encoding myeloid-associated differentiation marker-like, which produces MSTGRTSPEKCGLYIVFSCLRVPQLVCIISAFFLVLHMGIRWGDISSWIMFSWCFCIIGTLIIVILELYRFPTDFPFCWYNFSITYACYAALICLSASIFYPITYIKFLPYDATRNRAIAATVFSCIACVVYVMEVACVWECYKLKEIPCFVHTMPGLLKVLETFVACVIFAFLSNTSLYIDQPALEWCVAVYSICFILAVLAMLMDREEWENRLPISFPVFHLGLNLLSILLHFTALVLWLLYQFDEKYGGQPQQSSDVNCIDRTTNGMCAWEQRLAVAVLTAANLLTYMADLGYWAHQVSVGTGGQPTDS; this is translated from the coding sequence ATGTCCACCGGTAGGACATCCCCAGAAAAGTGTGGCTTGTACATTGTGTTCAGCTGCCTCCGCGTGCCACAGCTGGTCTGCATCATCTCGGCTTTCTTCCTAGTGCTCCACATGGGGATTCGATGGGGGGACATAAGTAGCTGGATCATGTTCAGCTGGTGCTTCTGTATCATCGGTACGCTCATCATCGTCATACTGGAATTATATAGGTTCCCGACCGACTTTCCTTTCTGCTGGTACAACTTCTCCATCACCTATGCCTGCTATGCTGCCCTTATCTGCCTCTCAGCCTCCATCTTCTACCCCATCACCTACATCAAGTTCTTGCCTTATGATGCCACCCGAAACCGGGCCATTGCTGCCACTGTGTTCTCCTGCATCGCATGTGTGGTTTATGTCATGGAAGTGGCCTGCGTATGGGAATGCTACAAGCTCAAGGAGATCCCCTGCTTCGTGCACACCATGCCAGGCCTGCTGAAGGTGCTGGAGACCTTTGTGGCCTGTGTGATCTTTGCCTTCCTCAGCAACACCTCCCTGTACATAGACCAGCCAGCCCTGGAGTGGTGCGTGGCCGTGTATTCCATCTGCTTCATCCTGGCAGTTCTGGCCATGCTGATGGACCGGGAAGAATGGGAGAACAGGCTGCCCATCTCCTTCCCCGTTTTTCATCTGGGACTGAACTTGCTGTCTATCCTCCTCCACTTCACTGCTCTGGTCCTCTGGCTGCTCTACCAGTTTGATGAGAAGTATGGCGGGCAGCCCCAGCAGTCCAGCGATGTGAACTGCATTGATAGAACTACCAACGGCATGTGCGCCTGGGAGCAGCGCCTGGCTGTGGCCGTCCTGACAGCCGCCAACCTGCTGACTTACATGGCCGACCTGGGGTACTGGGCCCACCAGGTTTCTGTAGGGACTGGGGGTCAACCCACAGACTCCTGA